The genomic window CGTCGTGGTTGCGTAGGGCGGTGAGGAGCTGGTGGTGCTCCTTGTTGCCGTCCTTGATCCGGTCGGGGGCGACGGCCAGCGAGTGGGCGACGTACAACATGGCGGCGTCCTGGACGCCGGCGATGATGGACTGCAGGCGAGGGGCGCCGGCGGCCTGGTAGATCCGGGCGTGGA from Streptosporangiales bacterium includes these protein-coding regions:
- a CDS encoding FCD domain-containing protein; its protein translation is HARIYQAAGAPRLQSIIAGVQDAAMLYVAHSLAVAPDRIKDGNKEHHQLLTALRNHDADTAERVLANHLDTTLSTVLDAGVVSPKTTT